In Synechococcus sp. PCC 6312, one genomic interval encodes:
- a CDS encoding pentapeptide repeat-containing protein, whose amino-acid sequence MNPQELLKRYASGQRDFNRASLSNAELINVDLSGINLARADLEWVNLSGTKLNNANLSGAELINAILIKTDLSQANLTGVNLSRTDLSWANLSYTNLSRSELSEATLRGANLQGADLSRVDLAEADLRGLGFNQVNLRGANLQGANLHNTEMVQADLGRVDLIEADLSNANLSGANLSGANLSRANLANANLSGADLSRVDLTEVKLSEANLTKANLSGAELGKADLSALELCDVNLSGANLSGANLANTNLSRADLSGANLRGVNLSRAKLVGTNLRGANLVGANLTGATLDGADLSQADMRSANLSGLLLNGVILRGANLSGANLREIELNQANLSRADLIEANLSRAKMAGVNLSRATLSEANMSRATLSGATLSRVTLSGDTIGKVDLSGVNLSGADLGDAQLLGANLSRADLTRVNLTAADLSSSNLSEVDLRGTIMPDGRRRN is encoded by the coding sequence ATGAACCCCCAGGAATTACTGAAGCGCTATGCCAGTGGTCAGCGAGATTTCAACCGGGCCAGTCTAAGTAATGCTGAGTTAATTAATGTGGACTTGTCTGGCATTAATTTAGCCCGGGCTGACTTGGAATGGGTTAACCTCAGTGGCACCAAGCTGAACAACGCTAACTTAAGTGGGGCAGAACTGATCAATGCCATCTTGATTAAGACAGACCTCTCCCAGGCCAACCTTACGGGTGTGAATTTAAGCCGGACAGATTTGAGTTGGGCTAACCTCAGTTACACGAACCTCAGTCGCTCTGAGCTCAGTGAAGCCACATTGCGGGGGGCAAATCTCCAAGGGGCTGACCTGAGTCGGGTTGATTTAGCTGAGGCAGATCTGCGAGGCCTGGGGTTTAATCAAGTCAATCTGCGGGGGGCGAATCTCCAAGGGGCCAATCTCCACAACACGGAAATGGTTCAGGCAGACTTAGGACGAGTGGACTTAATTGAGGCGGATTTAAGCAATGCCAATCTCAGTGGGGCAAATCTGAGTGGAGCTAACCTCAGTCGCGCCAACCTGGCCAATGCCAACCTGAGTGGAGCCGATCTGAGTCGGGTGGATTTAACGGAAGTCAAGCTCAGCGAAGCCAACCTGACCAAAGCAAACCTTAGCGGTGCCGAACTGGGGAAAGCCGATCTCTCCGCCCTCGAGTTGTGTGATGTCAATTTGAGCGGTGCTAACTTAAGTGGAGCTAACTTGGCCAATACTAATCTCAGTCGGGCCGATCTCAGTGGGGCCAACTTACGGGGCGTTAATCTCAGTCGGGCCAAACTGGTGGGGACTAATTTACGGGGTGCGAACTTGGTCGGGGCCAATTTGACCGGGGCAACTTTAGATGGGGCCGACTTATCCCAGGCCGATATGCGGAGTGCCAACCTGAGTGGCCTGCTCTTAAATGGGGTGATTTTGCGGGGTGCGAATCTCAGTGGAGCTAATTTACGGGAAATCGAACTTAACCAGGCCAACCTCAGTCGCGCTGATCTGATTGAGGCTAACCTGAGTCGGGCTAAAATGGCTGGCGTTAACTTGAGTCGGGCCACCCTCAGCGAAGCCAATATGAGCCGAGCCACCCTCAGTGGAGCCACCCTCAGTCGCGTCACCCTCAGTGGGGACACCATTGGCAAAGTGGATTTAAGTGGTGTGAACTTGAGTGGGGCTGATTTGGGAGATGCTCAACTCCTTGGGGCTAACCTGTCTCGGGCAGACCTGACTCGTGTGAATCTGACCGCAGCCGATTTAAGTAGCTCTAATCTCAGTGAAGTGGATTTGCGGGGAACGATCATGCCCGATGGCCGCCGCCGTAATTAA
- a CDS encoding prolyl oligopeptidase family serine peptidase gives MPTIASYGAWESPITTDFLVADSVGLGSIALDGAQIYWLESRPQEKGRTVLVQQTRGDHAQDLTPAPWNVRSRVHEYGGGAYGVDQGEIYFINNADQQVYYLSKNSREPQALTNCPPCRYANGIWDRTRHRLIFVQEDHQSSTVSNTLVTIPLPGSKSYPEAPEILVEGADFYSSPTLSPDGQWLAWLSWNHPQMPWDGCELWVAPVLTTGKLGDGRKIAGSQTESVGQPRWLDNQTLIFMSDRSGWGNPYQWQTDQPQHVLPLLPQALELEFGTPHWVFGQSTYAIADQARLICTVGHQGIEQLGILDLAHQTWEIMDLPFTDFHSIQANADRAYFVASSPTNPSAIIELDLRSITSESTSYKILKTSTHLPIDPDYLAVPQALCFPTTADTVAYGFYYPPTNPNFVAPASEKPPLLVKCHGGPTAATSTGFNLGIQFWTSRGFACLDVNYRGSTGYGRDYQDALQGHWGVYDVADCIAGAEYLVEKGRADPQKLAMRGSSAGGYTTLAALTFSQTFQAGASYYGVSDLEALAQDTHKFEARYFDGLVAPYPTGQQVYYQRSPIHFVEQLAASVIFFQGLEDKVVPPNQAEMMVNALIAKGIPVAYLTFPAEAHGFRQASTIQQTLAAELYFYGQIFGFTPAGEIPSIPIQGV, from the coding sequence ATGCCAACCATTGCCAGTTACGGGGCCTGGGAGTCACCGATTACGACTGATTTTTTAGTGGCTGATTCAGTGGGGCTGGGCAGCATTGCCTTGGATGGGGCACAAATCTATTGGCTGGAAAGCCGTCCCCAAGAAAAAGGGCGTACTGTCCTCGTCCAACAAACTCGTGGTGATCACGCCCAAGACCTAACCCCTGCCCCTTGGAACGTCCGCTCGCGAGTCCATGAATATGGGGGTGGAGCCTACGGGGTAGATCAAGGGGAAATTTATTTTATTAACAACGCCGATCAACAGGTTTATTATCTCAGTAAGAACTCAAGAGAACCCCAGGCCCTGACCAACTGCCCGCCCTGTCGCTATGCCAATGGAATCTGGGATCGAACTCGGCATCGTTTAATTTTTGTCCAAGAAGATCATCAGTCAAGCACCGTCAGCAATACCCTCGTGACAATCCCTCTCCCGGGTTCTAAGTCATATCCCGAGGCACCCGAAATTCTGGTTGAAGGAGCCGATTTTTATTCTTCCCCTACTTTAAGTCCTGATGGGCAATGGCTGGCCTGGTTGAGTTGGAATCACCCGCAAATGCCCTGGGATGGTTGTGAGTTATGGGTTGCGCCAGTTCTAACAACGGGGAAACTTGGGGATGGGCGCAAAATTGCCGGGAGTCAAACTGAATCGGTGGGGCAGCCCCGCTGGCTAGACAATCAAACCCTAATTTTTATGAGTGATCGCAGTGGTTGGGGCAATCCCTATCAATGGCAGACGGATCAACCCCAACACGTTCTTCCCCTTTTACCCCAGGCCTTGGAGCTGGAATTTGGGACTCCCCACTGGGTTTTTGGCCAATCAACCTATGCCATTGCAGATCAAGCCCGGCTGATTTGCACGGTCGGCCATCAAGGCATTGAGCAATTGGGAATTCTCGACCTGGCCCATCAAACCTGGGAGATCATGGATCTGCCCTTCACTGACTTTCACAGCATCCAGGCCAATGCTGATAGGGCCTATTTTGTCGCCAGTTCCCCGACCAACCCCAGTGCCATTATCGAACTAGACCTCAGGAGCATTACCTCAGAATCTACCTCCTACAAAATCCTCAAAACCTCAACTCACCTCCCGATTGACCCAGATTATTTAGCCGTTCCCCAGGCCCTTTGCTTCCCCACAACCGCCGATACCGTTGCCTATGGCTTTTATTACCCCCCCACAAATCCCAACTTTGTCGCCCCTGCTAGTGAAAAACCACCCCTGCTCGTCAAATGTCACGGGGGCCCCACTGCCGCAACCAGCACAGGCTTTAATTTAGGGATTCAATTTTGGACGAGTCGGGGCTTTGCTTGCTTGGATGTGAACTATCGGGGCAGTACGGGCTATGGCCGGGACTATCAAGATGCCTTGCAGGGACATTGGGGTGTTTATGATGTCGCTGACTGCATTGCAGGGGCTGAATATCTGGTTGAGAAAGGCCGGGCTGATCCTCAAAAACTAGCAATGCGGGGAAGTAGTGCGGGGGGCTATACCACCTTGGCCGCCTTGACCTTTAGCCAAACCTTCCAGGCCGGGGCTAGTTATTACGGTGTCAGTGATCTCGAAGCCCTAGCCCAAGATACCCACAAGTTTGAAGCCCGCTATTTTGATGGGCTGGTAGCCCCCTATCCCACTGGGCAACAGGTTTATTACCAACGCTCTCCGATTCACTTTGTTGAGCAACTGGCTGCAAGCGTGATCTTTTTCCAAGGCCTGGAGGATAAAGTCGTGCCCCCCAACCAAGCGGAAATGATGGTTAATGCCCTAATCGCCAAAGGAATCCCGGTTGCCTATCTCACCTTTCCCGCAGAAGCCCACGGATTTCGCCAGGCCAGCACCATCCAGCAGACCTTAGCAGCCGAACTTTATTTTTATGGTCAAATTTTTGGTTTCACCCCCGCCGGAGAGATTCCCTCAATTCCAATCCAAGGCGTATAA